From Canis lupus dingo isolate Sandy chromosome 24, ASM325472v2, whole genome shotgun sequence, a single genomic window includes:
- the BHLHE23 gene encoding class E basic helix-loop-helix protein 23, whose protein sequence is MAELKALSGDAYLALGRGYAVATGGLAYGAARGPEGGPGGELPAGAAPQGAAESSGEQSGDDDDAFERRRRRRRRGAGGAGGAGGAGEARRRPREQRSLRLSINARERRRMHDLNDALDGLRAVIPYAHSPSVRKLSKIATLLLAKNYILMQAQALDEMRRLVAYLNQGQGLAAPVAAAPLPPFGQAAVYPFSAGAPLPCPDKCTAFSGTPSALCKHCNEKP, encoded by the coding sequence ATGGCCGAGCTCAAGGCGCTGTCGGGGGACGCGTACCTGGCGCTGGGCCGCGGCTACGCGGTGGCGACGGGCGGCCTGGCCtacggggcggcgcgggggcccgAGGGCGGCCCGGGCGGCGAGCTCCCAGCGGGCGCGGCGCCCCAGGGCGCGGCCGAGAGCAGCGGCGAGCAGAGCGGCGACGACGACGACGCCttcgagcggcggcggcggcggcggcggcggggcgcggggggcgcgggcggcgcggggggcgcgggggaggcgcggcggcggccccgggagcagcgcTCGCTGCGGCTGAGCATCAACGCGCGCGAGCGGCGGCGGATGCACGACCTGAACGACGCGCTGGACGGGCTGCGGGCCGTCATCCCCTACGCGCACAGCCCGTCGGTGCGCAAGCTCTCCAAGATCGCCACGCTGCTGCTCGCCAAGAACTACATCCTCATGCAGGCGCAGGCCCTGGACGAGATGCGGCGCCTCGTGGCTTACCTGAaccagggccagggcctggcGGCGCCGGTGGCCGCTGCGCCCCTGCCGCCCTTCGGCCAGGCCGCCGTGTACCCCTTCTCGGCGGGCGCCCCGCTGCCCTGCCCCGACAAGTGCACCGCCTTCTCCGGGACGCCCTCCGCGCTTTGCAAACACTGTAACGAGAAGCCCTGA